One genomic window of Glycine max cultivar Williams 82 chromosome 16, Glycine_max_v4.0, whole genome shotgun sequence includes the following:
- the LOC102667430 gene encoding metallophosphoesterase 1, with product MAHLNVIMVTDLLLSQSGFANHYFREYYMSKFFRLLRIIIQKSFEVLSPDLLLVLGDVSAGGSELTRSKWVSVLRRFYKVLGPFVGDRDVGECGDIEGNRVGWIANKLPGLDSAGFAALEIGNVSFVRPNAVALLCGNGGCLRFEVEKVIERESVGTRMNGSDEDVLYGLGPVVLLHLPLDQTRDEHYAGVGHFKRSSNSFMDELNVVPESREVIGGGLYKLHHTLPLNASEYILQALKPRIIFSTHRYAFSDHVHQD from the exons ATGGCGCATCTCAACGTCATCATGGTCACCGACCTCCTTCTCTCCCAATCCGGTTTCGCCAACCACTATTTCAGAGAATACTACATGTCCAAATTCTTTCGG CTTCTTAGAATCATTATTCAGAAATCGTTCGAGGTTCTGAGCCCCGATTTGCTTCTGGTGCTGGGCGACGTCTCCGCGGGAGGCTCGGAGCTAACGAGGAGCAAGTGGGTGTCGGTTCTGCGTAGGTTTTACAAAGTGTTGGGCCCCTTTGTCGGCGACAGGGATGTCGGAGAGTGTGGGGACATCGAGGGTAACAGAGTTGGTTGGATTGCGAACAAGTTGCCCGGGTTGGACTCTGCTGGCTTCGCCGCGCTTGAGATTGGGAATGTTAGTTTTGTGAGGCCGAATGCGGTGGCTTTGCTCTGTGGGAATGGTGGTTGCTTGCGGTTTGAGGTGGAGAAGGTGATTGAGAGGGAGAGCGTGGGAACGAGAATGAATGGTTCTGACGAGGATGTGTTGTATGGATTGGGGCCTGTGGTTCTCCTGCATTTGCCTTTGGACCAAACGAGGGATGAACACTACGCTGGGGTTGGTCATTTTAAGAGATCTTCCAACTCTTTCATGGATGAGTTAAATGTCGTGCCAGAAAGCAG gGAGGTCATTGGTGGCGGCCTGTATAAGTTGCATCATACCCTGCCTCTTAATGCTTCTGAGTACATTTTACAAGCTCTGAAGCCAAG GATCATTTTTAGTACTCACAGGTATGCATTTTCTGATCACGTTCATCAGGACTGA